In Gemmatimonadota bacterium, a single genomic region encodes these proteins:
- a CDS encoding aldo/keto reductase — protein MKTVELGTTGILVSQLSFGTGTNGWGGRSNQTDLGTRELVDLLIYGFERGVTFWDSADQYGSHAHLAGALEYIDRERVVITSKIRAKTAYEAERDMDRILGELNTDYIDVVLMHCLTDEDWPSSYRGVMDVLADRKQKGIIRAHGVSCHDIDAFQRAAITSWVDVVLARINYAGKNMDGSPERVVPILEEMDANDIGVYGMKVVGRGDLPARDAIHYVLDIPAIDAITVGMMNRSEIDENIGHVEAHSTVLLPV, from the coding sequence ACCAATGGCTGGGGCGGGCGTTCCAACCAGACGGATCTGGGGACGCGCGAACTTGTTGACTTGCTTATCTATGGCTTTGAACGCGGTGTTACATTTTGGGATAGTGCCGATCAATACGGCAGTCATGCCCATCTCGCAGGCGCGTTGGAGTATATCGATCGCGAGCGGGTTGTGATTACATCCAAGATCCGTGCGAAAACAGCCTATGAGGCAGAGCGCGATATGGATCGCATTTTGGGCGAGTTAAATACGGATTATATCGATGTTGTTCTTATGCATTGTTTGACAGATGAAGACTGGCCCAGTTCCTATCGGGGTGTTATGGATGTTCTCGCGGATAGAAAGCAAAAAGGCATCATTCGCGCACACGGTGTTTCCTGTCACGATATTGATGCCTTCCAGCGTGCAGCTATTACCTCATGGGTGGATGTTGTTTTGGCGCGTATTAACTATGCTGGGAAGAATATGGATGGGTCACCCGAACGCGTTGTTCCCATTCTGGAAGAGATGGATGCCAATGATATCGGCGTTTACGGGATGAAAGTCGTGGGCCGCGGCGACCTGCCCGCTCGCGATGCCATTCACTATGTTCTCGATATTCCAGCGATTGACGCGATTACTGTTGGGATGATGAATCGCAGCGAAATCGACGAGAATATCGGCCATGTCGAAGCGCATAGCACTGTGTTGCTGCCTGTTTAA